Within the Acidimicrobiales bacterium genome, the region ACCGAGGCCGCGATCGAGTCGCGCAGCGACTCGCTGGTCGGCCTCAAGGAGAACATCATCATCGGCAAGCTCATCCCGGCGGGCACCGGCATGCCGGTCTACCGGGAGATCACGGCCTCGGCGCCCGACTACCAGCCGATGGAGTTCTACTCCTCGGCCCCCGACGACGAGGCCGACATCGCCGAGTGGCTCGCCAGCCGCAGTGGCGCCGACGCCGCCGACCTCGTCGCCGGCCAGGGCGATCTGGCCTCCACCGGCGACGAGGTGCCCGACGCCCAGGTGATCGACCTGGTCACCGGGGAGGAGCACGCCGGCTGATCCCTGCGCCGGCGGTGGCCCCGTGCCGCCGCCGGCGGGATCCCGGCGTCTTGCCGGAATCGCCGCCGCCCCTCTAGCATTGCCAGTCGGCTCTGGCGCACCGCACCGCGCCGACCACGAACTCCATCGCCCCCGCGTCCGGCCCCGTCGGCGCCGGTGGCGCCAGACGCAGCGCAATCTCCGAGAAAGGTCCGTCGTGCCCACGATCCAGCAGCTGGTCCGCAAGGGGCGCCAGTCGAAGCCCGCCAAGGCCAAGACGCCCGCCCTGAAGGGCGCTCCGCAGCGGCGGGGTGTGTGCACCCGGGTGTACACCACCACCCCGAAGAAGCCGAACTCCGCCCTGCGCAAGGTCGCTCGCGTGCGCCTCACCAGCGGCATCGAGGTCACCGCCTACATCCCCGGCGAGGGCCACAACCTCCAGGAGCACTCCATCGTGCTCGTCCGCGGCGGCCGGGTGAAGGACCTCCCCGGTGTCCGCTACAAGATCATCCGCGGCACCCTCGACACCTCGGGCGTGCGCGACCGCAAGCAGGCCCGTAGCCGCTACGGCGCCAAGAAGGAGAGCTGACGTGCCCCGCAAGGGTCCCGCCCCCCGCCGTGAGCTGATGCCCGACCCGATCTACCGGTCGGTGGTCGTCACCCAGCTCGTGAACAAGGTCCTCCAGCGCGGGAAGCGCTCCACCGCCGAGAAGATCGTCTACGACGCCCTCGACATCATCGAGGCCAAGACCGGTGCCGAGCCGATCGCCACGCTCAAGCGGGCCGTCGACGGCGTGAAGCCGCAGCTCGAGGTGCGCAGCCGCCGTGTAGGTGGTGCGACCTACCAGGTCCCTGTCGAGGTCCGGCCCCGCCGGTCGAACACCCTCGCCATCCGTTGGATCGTCGGCTACGCCCGGCAGCGCCGTGAGCGCACCATGGCCGAACGCCTCGCCAACGAGCTGCTCGACGCCAGCAACGGCGTCGGCGCCGCGGTGAAGCGCCGCGAGGACATCCACAAGATGGCCGACTCCAACAAGGCCTTCGCCCACTACCGCTGGTAGGCGTCCGGCGTTCGCCGCCGGCGTCGAGGGCGCGCCCGACACCCGTCGGGTCGACCCCCCGAGGCCTCCCAGCCGATCCCACCCCCCGACGACCGCGAACGACGACGACACAGGAACGAACGATGGCCGCCCGCACCTTCCCCCTCGAGCGAACCCGCAACATCGGGATCATGGCTCACATCGATGCCGGCAAGACCACCACGACCGAGCGCATCCTCTACTACACCGGCAAGAACTACAAGATCGGTGAGGTGCACGACGGCGGCGCCACGATGGACTGGATGGTCCAGGAGCAGGAGCGCGGCATCACCATCACGTCCGCGGCGACCACCTGCCACTGGAACGACCACCGCATCAACATCATCGACACGCCCGGCCACGTCGACTTCACCGTCGAGGTGGAGCGCTCGCTGCGGGTGCTCGACGGCGCCGTCGCCGTCTTCGACGGCGTGGCCGGTGTGGAGCCCCAGACCGAGACGGTGTGGCGCCAGGCCAACAAGTACAACGTCCCCCGGCTCTGCTTCGTCAACAAGATGGACCGTCTGGGCGCCGACTTCTTCCGGGTGCTCGAGACGATCAAGGACCGCCTCGACTGCACGACCGCCGTCCTGCAGCTCCCCATCGGCGCCGAGGGCCACTACAAGGGCGTGATCGACCTCGTCACCATGGACGCCATCGTCTGGCTCGACGAGGAGCTCGGGGCGAAGTGGGAGGTCCAGGAGATCCCCGCCGATCTCCTCGCCGACGCCGAGGCCTACCGGGCCGAGCTGCTCGAGACCGTCGCCACCGTCGACGAGGACCTGCTCGAGAAGTTCGTCGCCGAGGAGGAGATCGGCGTCGACGAGCTGCGCGCCGCCATCCGCAAGGCAACCCTGTCCGGCGAGGTCGTCCCGATCCTCAACGGCACGGCGTTCAAGAACAAGGGCGTCCAGCCGCTGCTCGACGCCGTCGTCTGGTACCTGCCGTCGCCGCTCGACCTCCCGCCGGTGCAGGGCACCAACCTGAAGGGCGACACCGACCTCGAGCGCAAGGCCGGCGACGACGAGCCCTTCGCGGCCCTCGCCTTCAAGATCATGACGGACCCCCACGTCGGCAAGCTCACCTACTTCCGGGTCTACAGCGGACACCTCGAGAAGGGCGCCCAGGTGCTCAACGCCCGGACGCAGAACAAGGAGCGCATCGGCCGCATCCTCGAGATGCACGCCAACGATCGCGAGGACCGCGACGAGGTCTTCGCCGGCGACATCGTGGCCGGCATCGGCTTCAAGAACACCAAGACCGGCGACACCCTCTGCGACCCGGCCAACCCGATCGTGCTCGAGGAGCTCGTCTTCCCCGAGCCGGTGATCCACGTCGCCGTCGAGCCCAAGACCAAGGTCGACCAGGACAAGATGTCGAAGGCCCTCTACTCGCTGTCCGAGGAGGACCCGACCTTCCAGGTGCGCACCGACGAGGAGACCGGTGAGACGGTCATCTCCGGCATGGGCGAGCTGCACCTCGAGGTGCTCGTCGACCGCATGCTGCGCGAGTTCAAGGTCGACGCCACGGTCGGCAAGCCGCAGGTGGCCTACCGTGAGACCATCAGCACCAAGGTCGAGAAGTCGACCTACACCCACAAGAAGCAGACCGGTGGCTCCGGGCAGTTCGCCGAGGTCACGATCTCGCTCGAGACCACCGGCCCCGGTGGCGGGTACGAGTTCGTCGACCAGATCACCGGTGGGCGCATCCCGAAGGAGTACATCCCCTCCATCGACGCCGGCATCCAGCAGGCCATGACCTCGGGGGTCCTGGCCGGCTACCAGACCGTCGACGTGAGGGCCATCCTCACCGACGGCAAGTACCACGACGTGGACTCCTCGGAGATGGCGTTCAAGATCGCCGGGACGATGGCCTTCAAGGAAGCCGCCCGCAAGGCCAAGCCCATCCTCCTCGAGCCGATCATGAGCGTCGAGGTGTCCACGCCCGACGACTTCATGGGCGACGTCATGGGCGACCTGTCCTCGCGTCGCGGCAAGCTCGGCGGCATGGAGCAGCGCGGCAACAGCCAGATCATCCGGGCCCAGGTGCCCCTGTCGGAGATGTTCGGTTACGCTACCGACCTTCGTTCGCGCACCCAGGGTCGAGCCACCTACACCATGCAGTTCGACTCCTACCAGCAGATGCCGTCGAACGTGCAGGAAGAGATCGTCAGCCGCGTCCGCGGCCAGTGAACCCGGGCCCGAGCCCGCAGCCCCCAACCCCACCAAGTCGCCCCGGCCCGAATCGCCTCGGCACGGACACACACAGGAGACACCACGATGGCGCGTGAGAAGTTCGAGCGGACCAAGCCCCATGCGAACGTCGGGACGATGGGCCACATCGACCACGGCAAGACGACGCTGACGGCGGCGATCCGAGTTCGCGAACATCGACAAGGCG harbors:
- the rpsL gene encoding 30S ribosomal protein S12; its protein translation is MPTIQQLVRKGRQSKPAKAKTPALKGAPQRRGVCTRVYTTTPKKPNSALRKVARVRLTSGIEVTAYIPGEGHNLQEHSIVLVRGGRVKDLPGVRYKIIRGTLDTSGVRDRKQARSRYGAKKES
- the rpsG gene encoding 30S ribosomal protein S7 translates to MPRKGPAPRRELMPDPIYRSVVVTQLVNKVLQRGKRSTAEKIVYDALDIIEAKTGAEPIATLKRAVDGVKPQLEVRSRRVGGATYQVPVEVRPRRSNTLAIRWIVGYARQRRERTMAERLANELLDASNGVGAAVKRREDIHKMADSNKAFAHYRW
- the fusA gene encoding elongation factor G gives rise to the protein MAARTFPLERTRNIGIMAHIDAGKTTTTERILYYTGKNYKIGEVHDGGATMDWMVQEQERGITITSAATTCHWNDHRINIIDTPGHVDFTVEVERSLRVLDGAVAVFDGVAGVEPQTETVWRQANKYNVPRLCFVNKMDRLGADFFRVLETIKDRLDCTTAVLQLPIGAEGHYKGVIDLVTMDAIVWLDEELGAKWEVQEIPADLLADAEAYRAELLETVATVDEDLLEKFVAEEEIGVDELRAAIRKATLSGEVVPILNGTAFKNKGVQPLLDAVVWYLPSPLDLPPVQGTNLKGDTDLERKAGDDEPFAALAFKIMTDPHVGKLTYFRVYSGHLEKGAQVLNARTQNKERIGRILEMHANDREDRDEVFAGDIVAGIGFKNTKTGDTLCDPANPIVLEELVFPEPVIHVAVEPKTKVDQDKMSKALYSLSEEDPTFQVRTDEETGETVISGMGELHLEVLVDRMLREFKVDATVGKPQVAYRETISTKVEKSTYTHKKQTGGSGQFAEVTISLETTGPGGGYEFVDQITGGRIPKEYIPSIDAGIQQAMTSGVLAGYQTVDVRAILTDGKYHDVDSSEMAFKIAGTMAFKEAARKAKPILLEPIMSVEVSTPDDFMGDVMGDLSSRRGKLGGMEQRGNSQIIRAQVPLSEMFGYATDLRSRTQGRATYTMQFDSYQQMPSNVQEEIVSRVRGQ